DNA sequence from the Candidatus Limnocylindrales bacterium genome:
CATGATCGTGATCTTCCAGCCGTTGGGCGTGGGCCAGTAGTAGAGGTCGATCATGCGCCGCGGGTGCGTTGCCTAGAAGTATCCGTCGCCGGTCTCGGTCTTGACCGAGACCTTCTCGCGCGACTTGATGAACTTGCCCGTGATCATGTCCTTGTAGCCCATGCCGGGGCCGATCATCGGGTAGACGTGCGCCGTCGAGTCCACCATCACTTCGAGGAAGGCCGGGCCTTCGAACGCACAGAACTCCGCGAGCGCCTGCGGAACCTCTTCCTTGGCCGTCACGCGCCGCGCGAAGCCGAAGCCGTCGGCTTCGGCCGCCTTGATGAAGTCCTTCTTGTGCAGCGTCTTGTCGGTGCCCGAGTAGCGGTTGGCGTAGAACAGATCCTGCCACTGCCGCACCATGCCGTCGCCCATGTTGTTGAGGAGCAGCACCTTGACCGGAATGTCGTACGTCGTCAGCGTCTCCAGCTCGCCGAGGTTCATGCGGATGCTGCCGTCGCCGTCGACGTCGATGACCAGACGACCGGGGTTTGCCAGCGCGGCGCCGATGGCCGCCGGAAGGCCGAAGCCCATCGTTCCCATGCTGCCCGAGGTCAGCCACAGCCGCGTGTCCTTGAAGTCGAGGTATTGAGCGGCCCACATCTGATGCTGGCCCACGCCGGTGGCAACGAACGCTTCGCCCTTGGTGATCTTGTTCAGCTCCGACAGGACGTACTCCGACTGGATGCGATCGCTGGACCGGTTGAAGTCGAGCGGATAGTCCTGGCGCAGCCTGCTGACGTGCTCGCGCCAGGCGGCGAAGTCCTTGCGGAAGCCTTTGCCCGCCTCCAACAGCTCGGTCAGCGCGCGCTTGGCATCGCAGACATAGGACCAGTCGACGTTCTTGACCTTCTCGATCTCGGACGTGTCGATGTCCAGGTGCGCGATCTTGGCACCGGGAGCGAACTCCTTGACCTTGCCGGCCACGCGATCGTCGAAGCGCGCGCCGACCGCGAACAGGAAGTCGCAGTCCTCGACAGCGTAGTTGGCGAAGGCGGTGCCGTGCATGCCGAGCATGCGCAGCGACAGCTCGCTGGTGGTGTCGACGGCGCCGATGCCCATGAGCGTCGTGACCACCGGAATGCCGAAGCGCTCGGCGAAGCGGCGAAGCTCGCCGGCGGCATCACCGTGCACCACGCCGCCGCCGACGTAGAGCAGCGGACGCTCGGCCTTGGCCAGAAGCTCGAAGAACGCGCGGCCACGCGCGGGCTCCAGATGCGTGCGCTGCTGCTCGGCCAGGCGCTCGTCGTACCCGCGCAGGTGCAGCAGCCCCTCGCCCTTGAACGTGCCCTGCGACAGCTGCACGTCGCGTGGGATGTCGACGACGACAGGACCGGGTCGGCCGCTACGCGCGATCTCGAACGCCGTGCGCATCGTCTCCTCGATCTTGGTCTCGTCGGTGAGCAGGAAGACGTGCTTGGCGCACGACGACATGATGTTGAATACCGGCGCTTCCTGGAATGCGTCGGTGCCCATGGCCTGGCGCGGCACCTGGCCGCAGATCAGCACCACCGGCACGGAGTCGGCCTGACAGTCGCGAATCGGCGTGACCGAGTTGGTCGCTCCCGGCCCGGATGTGACCAGGAAGACGCCGACTTTTCCGGTCGAGCGGGCATAGCCGGCGGCCATGAACCCTGCGCCCTGCTCGGTAGCCGGGACGACCAGATTGATGCGCTCGCCGGGCGCCTTGTGCTCGTTGTAGCGGAAGACCGCATCGTAGGTGGGAAGAATGGCGCCGCCGCTGTAGCCGAAGACCGTATCCACACCTTCGTCGGCCAGGACCTGGACGACCATGTCGGCTCCGCTCATGACGGTCCCGGCCAGCGGGTGCGCGGCCTTGGTCGTGTCCTCGACGAGTCCCAGGTGCTGGGCTCCAGATGTCTTACGGCTGGTCATGAACGTGTCTTCTCCTGTCGGTCCCCGCGGCCTCGGCATCGGCCTCTGCTGTGGTGCGGAGGCGGCCGTCGCCGGCGCGGCAAGCGGCACAATATGACGCAAACGCGTCGAGTTTCCTACGGAAGCGCCTGCGACTTCGAGTTTCTTTCCGGAGGGGCCGCCGCTGGCCGGCCATGCGGCCTCGACATGCGGCTGCGCCAGTGGAAAGAGCCAGCCGCTGCGCATTTCTCTGAGGGGACATCATGGGAAGGACACCACTGCTCACCTGCATCCTCGGCTGTCTCGTCGTGGGCTGGCCGGGCCTCATCCGCGCCGAGGAGTATCCACTCGTCGTGCCGCTGGGCCTCGACCGCGATGCCCTGGTCGTGCCGGCCGACAACCCGCTGACGAAGGAAAAAGTCGAGCTCGGGCGCCTCCTCTACTTCGACCCCAGACTGTCGGCCGACGGCACCATCAGCTGCGCCACCTGCCACGACCCCAATAAGGGCTGGGCCGAGCACTCCGCGGTCTCCACCGGCATCCGCGGTCAGAAAGGCGGGCGCAACTCGCCCACCGTCCTGAACGCCGCCTTCGGCCTCTTCCAGTTCTGGGACGGCCGCGCCGCCAGCCTCGAAGATCAGGCGCTGGGGCCGATCGCGAACGAGATCGAGATGGGCAGCTCGCACGATGTCTGTGCACAAACGATAGGTTCCATCGAAGGCTACAAGCCATTCTTCAAGGCTGCCTACGGCGACGAAGCGGTCACGATCGAGCGTATCTCCAAGGCCATCGCCAGCTTCGAACGCACCGTTTTGTCCGGAAACTCGGCCTGGGACCGCCATACGCAGAACAACGATCCCACCGCGCTGTCGGAAGCCGCCAAGCGTGGCCTGGCGCTGTTCGAGGGCAAGGCCAACTGCACGCGCTGCCACGTCGGCTTCAACCTGAGCGACGGAATCTTCCACAACATCGGCGTGGGGATGACCGCCTCCGAACCCGACATGGGGCGGTACAAGGTGACCAACAAGGATGAGGACAGGGGCGCCTTCAAGACGCCCATCCTGCGCGACCTCAAGCGCACAGCGCCCTACATGCACGATGGCAGCGTCCAGACGTTGGCCGAGGTCGTCGACTTCTACGATCGCGGCGGCGAGCCCAACCAGTGGCTGGACCCGAAGATGGTCAAGCTCGGCCTCTCGGAGCAGGAGAAGCTCGACCTGGTGGCATTCCTCGAGTCGCTGGAGGGCGACTGGGTGCCGATGGCGAGACCGGAGCTTCCAAAGTGAAGTAAGGTGATCATCGAGCTCTGTCGCTTCAAGCCGCTGAAAACCTATACGGGACCTCCATTCGCTGAACGTACCCTCGCAGTCCACGGCAGCGTCGTGACGCATTGCATTATGGGCATGGTGTGCCTAGTGTCGACGCGTGGGCGAATGTCCTCCGGCGATGCGGCGGTAGCAGGGAGCGCGATATGGATTTCAAGGAGCAGGTGCGGCAGTGGATATCGCCGGATGCGCGGAGCCTGCTCGGCCTGATGCTGGAGTCGGGTGGGGCCGGCGACGAGGACGTCACCATCGCCTTCACCGACATCGCCGACCACACCTCCTTCACCGACCGGCTCGGGGATGATGCGGCTCGGGCCCTGGTCAAGGCGCATGACCGGATCGTGCGCGCGGAGCTGGCCGGAGTCGGCGGCCGAGAGGTCAAGCACACGGGCGACGGCATCATGGCCTCGTTCCCTTCGGCAGCACGTGCGCTGCGCTTCGCCGTCAGTGTCCAGCGCTCGGTGGCCGCGTGGAATGCCCGGCACGAGCCGGCGGCGCCGCTTCGCGTCGCCATCGGTCTCAACAGCGGCTCCCCCATCGCCGATCATGGCGACCTCTTCGGGACGGCGGTGATCGTCGCCTCGCGAATCACCGATCGCGCCGCCGGCGACCAGATCCTGGTCGCCGACGTCGTGCGCCAGCTCGCATCCGGGAAAGGCTTCACGTTCCTGCCTCGCGGAAGCGAGACGCTGGAGGGGCTGAGTGAGGCGGTTCCGCTTTTCGAGGTCGTGTGGCAACAGGATTCTGCGGCCGAGCGCGCGGCGGCCGGCTAGAATCCCTCTCGACTGCCGACACCACCTGGAGCAAGCATGGAGCAGACCGCCGCCGTCCCCATCTACCGCAAGGACTATCAGCCGCCCGAGTACCTCATCGAGGAGGCGGACCTGCGCTTCGAACTGGGCGAGGAGGGAACGCTCGTGCGCTCGTCGCTGGCGTTGCGGCGCAACCCCGACCATCCCTCGCCTGGCACGGACCTGCGACTGGACGGCGAGGGCCTGGAGCTGCGCGGCATATGGCTCGACGGCCGCGCGCTGACGCCTGCCGAGTACGAGCTGACCGACAAGAGCCTGCGCATCCCGGACGTGCCGGGGTCCTTTTCGCTGGTGACCGAGGTGCGCGTGCATCCGGAGAGCAACACGGCGCTGGAGGGGCTCTACCGGTCCGGCGGAATGTTCTGCACGCAGTGCGAAGCCGAAGGCTTCCGCCACATCACCTTCTTCGCCGACCGTCCGGATGTGCTGTCGCGATTCACGACGACCATCGTGGCGGATCGCGAGCGCTACCCGGTGCTGCTTTCCAACGGCAATCCCGACGGAAGCGGGGACCTCGGGAACGGCGCGCATTGGGCGCGCTGGCGCGACCCGTTTCCCAAGCCCTGCTACCTCTTCGCCCTGGTCGCCGGAAGGCTTTCCTGCCTCGAAGACCATTTCGTCACGGCCAGCGGCCGCCGCGTCGCACTGCGAATCTACGTCGAGCCGCAGAACGCCGACAAGTGCGAGCACGCGATGCGATCGCTGAAGCGCTCCATGAAATGGGACGAGGACGTCTACGGCCGCGAGTACGATCTGGACGTGTTCCACATCGTTGCCGTCGACGACTTCAACATGGGCGCGATGGAGAACAAGGGGCTGAACATCTTCAACTCGAAGTATGTTCTGGCGCGTCCGGACACGGCCACCGACGACGACTACGCCGCCATCGAAGGCGTGATCGGTCACGAGTACTTCCACAACTGGACCGGCAACCGCGTGACTTGCCGTGACTGGTTCCAGCTGAGCCTGAAGGAAGGGCTGACGGTCTTTCGCGATCAGGAGTTCTCGGCCGACATGTCCTCGCGCGCCGTCAAACGCATCGGCGACGTCCAGGTTCTGCGCGTGCATCAATTCGCCGAGGACGCCGGTCCGATGGCGCATCCCGTTCGGCCGGACTCCTACATCGAGATCAACAACTTCTACACGTCCACGGTCTACAACAAGGGCGCCGAGGTCGTGCGCATGATGCACACCCTGCTCGGGCCCGAGCGCTTCCGCGCCGGCATGGACCTGTACTTCGAGCGCCACGACGGTCAGGCCGTCGCGTGCGACGATTTCGTGGCTGCGATGGAAGCGGCATCCGGCGTGGACCTGTCCCAGTTCCGCCTCTGGTACAGCCAGGCCGGTACGCCGCGCCTGAACGTGTCGCGCGCCTACGACCCCTCGCAGCGCGCGCTGACTCTGGAGATCGCGCAGGAGACGCCGCCGACGCCGGGGCAGAGCGAAAAGCAGCCGATGCACCTGCCGCTGGCGATGGCGCTTCTCGGCTCGGATGGCCGCGAGATGCCGTTGCAGCTCGAGGGCGAGAGCGGCGCGCCGGAAACGCCGACGCGGGTGCTGGAGGTGCGAAAGGCGCGCGAGGTGTTCCGCTTCGTCAACCTGCGCGAGGAGCCGGTGCCGTCGCTGCTGCGCGGCTTCTCGGCGCCGGTGTGCCTGCAGGGCGCGTACGAGGACCGAGATTTGGCCTTCCTGGCGGCCAACGACGGCGACGCCTTCAACCGATGGGATGCCGGGCAGCAGCTGGCGCTGCGCCGCATTCTCGAGCTCATCGAGGCCGGCCGCAGCGGTACGCCGCTGCAGCTCCCGCGGGATCTCGCCGACGCGTTCCGCAAGACGCTGATGTCGAATCTGGATCCGGCCCTCATCGCCAAGGCGCTGGTGCTGCCGTCGGAGTCGTACGTGGCCGACCAGATGACCGAGGTGGACGTCGACGCCATTCACGCCGTGCGCACGTTCCTGCGCGAACGGCTGGCCGAGGAGCATCGCGAGGAGCTGCTTCAGCGCTACCGCGCTGGCCGCACCGCCGCGCCGTATTCCCTGGAGCCGGAGGCCGTGGCGCGCCGGTCGCTGACCAACGTCTGTCTCGCCTACATTTCCAGGCTGCCGGGCCAGGAGGCCCGCGAAATCGTGTACGGCCAGTTTCGAAGCGCGGACAACATGACGGACTCGGTGGCGGCGCTGGCCGTGCTGGCAAACATGGACTGTCCAGAGCGCATCGCCGCGCTCGATGCGTTCTACGCGCGCTGGCGCGGGGAGCCGCTGGTGGTCGACAAATGGCTGAGCGTGCAGGCGACCTCCGAGCTTCCGGGAACGCTCGACGAGGTCCTGCGTCTGACCGGGCACGAAGCCTTCGACATCAAGAACCCGAACAAGGTGCGCGCTCTCCTCGGCGCGTTCTGCGGCGCCAATCCGGCCGGCTTCCACGACGCCACCGGCGCCGGCTACCGCTTCCTCGTCGACAACGTTCTGCGCCTGGATTCGCTGAACCCGCAGGTGGCCGCGCGCATGGTCGGCCTGATGAGCCGCTGGCGCCGCTATGACCAGAACCGCCGCGCGCTGATGAAGGCCGAGCTCGAGAGACTGCTGTCGGAGACGTCGCTGTCGCGCGACGTCTACGAAGTGGTCAGCAAGAGCCTGGCATGAGCGATACGCGAGACGAGCGACAGCGCGTGCCGCTGACGAGCACGCAGCGCAAGACGCTGCGCGGGATGGCGCACGAGCTCGAGCCGGTGGTGCACGTGGGCCGGGCGGGCCTGACCGAGCGTGTTCTGGATGCGGTTCGCAGCGCGCTCGAGGATCACGAGCTGATCAAGATCAAGCTGGCCGCCGAGCGCGAAGAGCGTCAGGAGATGGCTCGCCAGATCCAGAGCGCCTGCGACGCCGAGCTCGTCGGCCTGATCGGAACCATCGCGATCCTGTACCGGCAGCATCAAGAGCCGGAGAAGCGCACGATCCGCGTCTGAAGGGCCGCGTGAAGCCGGTCGCTGCTGCGGGCGGCAGCGCCGCGCGCCAGTGGCCCGCCTCAGCGCCGCCGCTGCGTGTCGTGCCTGGCGATCTCGAGCCGCCCGATCTGATCGATGTGGACCTCGTCCGGCCCGTCGGCGAAGCGCAGCGTGCGCAGGCCCGAGTAGGCGCGCGCCAGGAACGTGTCCTGGCTGACGCCCATGCCGCCGTGGATCTGCATCGCGCGATCCACCACGCGCAGCGCCATGTTCGGCGCGATGACCTTGATCTGGGCGATCTC
Encoded proteins:
- the ilvB gene encoding biosynthetic-type acetolactate synthase large subunit — its product is MTSRKTSGAQHLGLVEDTTKAAHPLAGTVMSGADMVVQVLADEGVDTVFGYSGGAILPTYDAVFRYNEHKAPGERINLVVPATEQGAGFMAAGYARSTGKVGVFLVTSGPGATNSVTPIRDCQADSVPVVLICGQVPRQAMGTDAFQEAPVFNIMSSCAKHVFLLTDETKIEETMRTAFEIARSGRPGPVVVDIPRDVQLSQGTFKGEGLLHLRGYDERLAEQQRTHLEPARGRAFFELLAKAERPLLYVGGGVVHGDAAGELRRFAERFGIPVVTTLMGIGAVDTTSELSLRMLGMHGTAFANYAVEDCDFLFAVGARFDDRVAGKVKEFAPGAKIAHLDIDTSEIEKVKNVDWSYVCDAKRALTELLEAGKGFRKDFAAWREHVSRLRQDYPLDFNRSSDRIQSEYVLSELNKITKGEAFVATGVGQHQMWAAQYLDFKDTRLWLTSGSMGTMGFGLPAAIGAALANPGRLVIDVDGDGSIRMNLGELETLTTYDIPVKVLLLNNMGDGMVRQWQDLFYANRYSGTDKTLHKKDFIKAAEADGFGFARRVTAKEEVPQALAEFCAFEGPAFLEVMVDSTAHVYPMIGPGMGYKDMITGKFIKSREKVSVKTETGDGYF
- a CDS encoding cytochrome c peroxidase encodes the protein MGRTPLLTCILGCLVVGWPGLIRAEEYPLVVPLGLDRDALVVPADNPLTKEKVELGRLLYFDPRLSADGTISCATCHDPNKGWAEHSAVSTGIRGQKGGRNSPTVLNAAFGLFQFWDGRAASLEDQALGPIANEIEMGSSHDVCAQTIGSIEGYKPFFKAAYGDEAVTIERISKAIASFERTVLSGNSAWDRHTQNNDPTALSEAAKRGLALFEGKANCTRCHVGFNLSDGIFHNIGVGMTASEPDMGRYKVTNKDEDRGAFKTPILRDLKRTAPYMHDGSVQTLAEVVDFYDRGGEPNQWLDPKMVKLGLSEQEKLDLVAFLESLEGDWVPMARPELPK
- a CDS encoding adenylate/guanylate cyclase domain-containing protein — translated: MDFKEQVRQWISPDARSLLGLMLESGGAGDEDVTIAFTDIADHTSFTDRLGDDAARALVKAHDRIVRAELAGVGGREVKHTGDGIMASFPSAARALRFAVSVQRSVAAWNARHEPAAPLRVAIGLNSGSPIADHGDLFGTAVIVASRITDRAAGDQILVADVVRQLASGKGFTFLPRGSETLEGLSEAVPLFEVVWQQDSAAERAAAG
- the pepN gene encoding aminopeptidase N gives rise to the protein MEQTAAVPIYRKDYQPPEYLIEEADLRFELGEEGTLVRSSLALRRNPDHPSPGTDLRLDGEGLELRGIWLDGRALTPAEYELTDKSLRIPDVPGSFSLVTEVRVHPESNTALEGLYRSGGMFCTQCEAEGFRHITFFADRPDVLSRFTTTIVADRERYPVLLSNGNPDGSGDLGNGAHWARWRDPFPKPCYLFALVAGRLSCLEDHFVTASGRRVALRIYVEPQNADKCEHAMRSLKRSMKWDEDVYGREYDLDVFHIVAVDDFNMGAMENKGLNIFNSKYVLARPDTATDDDYAAIEGVIGHEYFHNWTGNRVTCRDWFQLSLKEGLTVFRDQEFSADMSSRAVKRIGDVQVLRVHQFAEDAGPMAHPVRPDSYIEINNFYTSTVYNKGAEVVRMMHTLLGPERFRAGMDLYFERHDGQAVACDDFVAAMEAASGVDLSQFRLWYSQAGTPRLNVSRAYDPSQRALTLEIAQETPPTPGQSEKQPMHLPLAMALLGSDGREMPLQLEGESGAPETPTRVLEVRKAREVFRFVNLREEPVPSLLRGFSAPVCLQGAYEDRDLAFLAANDGDAFNRWDAGQQLALRRILELIEAGRSGTPLQLPRDLADAFRKTLMSNLDPALIAKALVLPSESYVADQMTEVDVDAIHAVRTFLRERLAEEHREELLQRYRAGRTAAPYSLEPEAVARRSLTNVCLAYISRLPGQEAREIVYGQFRSADNMTDSVAALAVLANMDCPERIAALDAFYARWRGEPLVVDKWLSVQATSELPGTLDEVLRLTGHEAFDIKNPNKVRALLGAFCGANPAGFHDATGAGYRFLVDNVLRLDSLNPQVAARMVGLMSRWRRYDQNRRALMKAELERLLSETSLSRDVYEVVSKSLA
- the yhbY gene encoding ribosome assembly RNA-binding protein YhbY produces the protein MSDTRDERQRVPLTSTQRKTLRGMAHELEPVVHVGRAGLTERVLDAVRSALEDHELIKIKLAAEREERQEMARQIQSACDAELVGLIGTIAILYRQHQEPEKRTIRV